A single region of the Pirellulales bacterium genome encodes:
- the rplT gene encoding 50S ribosomal protein L20 has protein sequence MRTTKGAARAKAKRRLFKKAKGFVGGRGTLLRTVKETLARSGAFATRDRRTKKRNFRQLWIIRINAAVRERGMKYSDFIHGLTLSQIGLDRKILADMAVNDPAAFDLVVEEAKQALPNK, from the coding sequence ATGAGAACGACCAAAGGCGCGGCGCGAGCGAAGGCCAAGCGTCGCCTGTTCAAAAAGGCCAAGGGGTTTGTCGGCGGACGTGGCACGCTGTTGCGGACCGTCAAGGAAACGCTCGCCCGGAGCGGCGCCTTCGCCACCCGCGACCGCCGCACGAAGAAGCGCAACTTCCGCCAACTCTGGATCATCCGCATCAACGCGGCGGTCCGCGAGCGTGGCATGAAGTACAGCGACTTCATCCACGGCCTCACCCTCTCGCAGATCGGCCTGGACCGCAAGATCCTGGCCGATATGGCCGTGAACGATCCGGCCGCCTTCGATCTGGTGGTCGAGGAAGCCAAGCAGGCCCTGCCCAACAAGTAG
- the prpB gene encoding methylisocitrate lyase — MDSPGKRLRQAIVGGTIPIPGAFNALVGRMIEELGFPAAYLSGAAFSAGVMAIPDIGLFTLNELTAQVTLFTRQARIPLVVDADTGFGEAVNVERTVIELEAAGAAALQLEDQRLPKRCGHLSGKALVEREEMCAKLRAAAAARRDPDLVILGRTDARGVLGFDAAVERAKRYLDAGADWIFPEALADRDEFERFARAVEAPLIANMTEFGKSELLTLEELRQLGYAGVLYPVTLLRVAMKSVEEALGTLKSEGTQRSLVGRMQTRQELYDLIRYTDYEERDRAHFRGEKTP, encoded by the coding sequence ATGGACTCACCCGGAAAACGACTGCGCCAGGCGATCGTCGGCGGAACGATTCCGATCCCCGGCGCCTTCAACGCGCTCGTCGGACGCATGATCGAAGAGTTGGGCTTTCCGGCCGCGTACCTCTCGGGCGCGGCCTTTTCAGCCGGCGTGATGGCCATTCCCGACATCGGGCTCTTCACCCTCAATGAACTCACCGCGCAAGTGACGCTCTTCACGCGGCAGGCGCGGATCCCACTGGTTGTCGACGCTGACACCGGCTTCGGCGAGGCCGTCAACGTCGAACGCACGGTCATTGAGCTCGAAGCGGCTGGCGCCGCAGCGTTGCAGCTCGAAGATCAACGCTTGCCGAAGCGTTGCGGCCACCTCTCGGGCAAGGCCCTCGTCGAGCGCGAGGAAATGTGCGCCAAGCTCCGCGCCGCCGCCGCCGCGCGGCGCGATCCCGACCTCGTCATCCTCGGCCGCACCGACGCCCGGGGCGTGCTCGGTTTCGATGCCGCCGTCGAGCGCGCCAAGCGCTATCTCGATGCCGGCGCCGACTGGATCTTTCCCGAGGCGCTGGCCGATCGCGACGAGTTCGAGCGCTTCGCCCGCGCGGTCGAGGCCCCGTTGATTGCCAACATGACCGAATTCGGCAAGAGCGAGCTGCTCACGCTCGAAGAGCTGCGGCAACTCGGCTATGCCGGCGTCCTCTACCCAGTGACGCTGCTGCGCGTGGCCATGAAATCGGTCGAAGAGGCGCTCGGCACGCTGAAGAGTGAAGGGACGCAACGCTCGCTCGTCGGGCGGATGCAAACCCGGCAGGAACTTTACGACCTGATTCGCTACACCGATTACGAAGAGCGCGACCGCGCTCATTTCCGTGGAGAGAAGACGCCATGA
- the pheS gene encoding phenylalanine--tRNA ligase subunit alpha yields MGLAEFIAELDALEAAARATFASAATPEALEAARIEFLGAKAGRLKSAQKGLGGIPPADKPAAGKRFNEAKQAIEAAFETAKSAPGGSAGAARPPQSLEDTTLPGTRPRIGHLHPITQTIEELKDIMGRLGFSVAEGPEIEDEWHNFEALNIPASHPARDPLENFYLATAESVVKSAMTGMSSDEPVRVDEVAKPTGDPPMLLRSQTSTVQIRVMENTKPPVRIISLGRVYRPDTADATHYPMFHQIEGLLVDRHVTMADLKSVLRLFAKSYFGGDVHIRFRPSFFPFTEPSVEVDMQWHDRWIEMGGAGMVDPHVLAAVGYDPEEVSGFAFGLGVERVCMRRHGITDIREFYKNDVRFLHQF; encoded by the coding sequence GTGGGCCTTGCCGAATTCATCGCCGAGCTCGACGCGCTCGAGGCCGCCGCGCGCGCGACGTTCGCCTCGGCCGCGACCCCCGAGGCCCTCGAAGCGGCACGCATCGAGTTCCTGGGCGCGAAAGCCGGACGACTCAAGTCGGCCCAGAAGGGACTCGGTGGCATTCCCCCCGCCGACAAGCCGGCTGCCGGCAAACGCTTCAACGAGGCGAAGCAGGCCATTGAAGCGGCATTCGAGACGGCTAAGTCCGCCCCAGGTGGATCTGCCGGTGCCGCCAGGCCGCCCCAATCACTCGAAGATACGACGCTGCCCGGCACGCGACCGCGTATCGGTCATCTGCATCCCATCACGCAGACGATCGAAGAGCTGAAAGACATCATGGGCCGCCTCGGCTTCAGCGTGGCCGAGGGACCCGAGATCGAAGACGAGTGGCACAACTTCGAGGCGCTCAATATTCCCGCCTCCCACCCGGCCCGCGATCCGCTGGAAAACTTTTATTTAGCGACTGCGGAAAGTGTCGTGAAAAGCGCGATGACAGGAATGTCATCCGACGAACCGGTCCGTGTGGACGAGGTCGCAAAGCCAACTGGTGACCCGCCGATGCTGCTGCGCAGCCAGACGAGCACGGTGCAGATCCGCGTCATGGAAAACACGAAGCCGCCGGTGCGTATCATCTCGCTGGGGCGCGTCTATCGGCCCGACACGGCCGACGCGACACACTACCCGATGTTCCATCAGATCGAAGGGCTGCTGGTCGATCGCCACGTGACGATGGCCGATCTGAAGAGCGTGCTGCGCCTGTTCGCCAAGAGCTACTTCGGCGGCGACGTCCACATTCGCTTCCGCCCCTCGTTCTTCCCCTTTACGGAACCGAGCGTCGAAGTCGACATGCAGTGGCACGACCGCTGGATCGAGATGGGAGGCGCCGGCATGGTCGATCCGCACGTGCTCGCCGCCGTCGGCTACGATCCCGAAGAGGTCTCTGGCTTCGCCTTCGGGCTCGGCGTCGAACGCGTCTGTATGCGCCGCCACGGCATCACCGACATCCGCGAGTTCTACAAGAACGACGTCCGTTTCTTGCATCAGTTCTAA
- the rpmI gene encoding 50S ribosomal protein L35: MPKLKTHKSSKKRFRVTATGKVKHRGAGTSHRLAWMKHSQKRKLRGTRCLCEVEAKRVLRALAGGSY; this comes from the coding sequence ATGCCCAAGCTCAAGACGCACAAGAGTTCAAAAAAGCGTTTCCGCGTGACGGCCACCGGTAAGGTGAAGCACCGCGGCGCCGGCACCAGTCACCGCCTGGCCTGGATGAAGCACTCTCAGAAACGCAAGCTGCGTGGCACGCGCTGCCTGTGCGAGGTCGAGGCCAAACGCGTCCTACGCGCCTTGGCCGGCGGGAGCTACTAG
- a CDS encoding type II toxin-antitoxin system PemK/MazF family toxin, producing MKRGEIIIVEYPFTDLSGSKRRPAFVVQSDTIKSPDIVIAAISASAPLIPTRVLIEPAREPASRLTAVCVVRCENLSTIQPTLVLGAIGNLSKTAMREVDKCLKLALGLT from the coding sequence ATGAAACGCGGCGAGATCATCATCGTCGAGTACCCTTTTACCGATTTGTCGGGCAGCAAACGCCGCCCCGCATTCGTCGTGCAGTCCGATACCATCAAATCGCCCGACATTGTCATTGCGGCGATTTCCGCCAGCGCACCATTGATACCCACACGCGTGCTTATCGAACCGGCTCGAGAGCCAGCTTCGCGTCTCACGGCCGTTTGCGTGGTGCGCTGCGAGAATCTATCAACCATTCAGCCGACCCTTGTTCTGGGCGCAATCGGCAATCTGTCGAAAACCGCGATGCGCGAGGTCGACAAGTGTCTAAAACTGGCGTTGGGTCTGACGTAG
- a CDS encoding citrate synthase (catalyzes the formation of citrate from acetyl-CoA and oxaloacetate) gives MSEEIYSPGLEGVIAGETAVSTIVGGLQYRGYSIEELADKSNFEETAFLLLHGHLPKAPELASFQERVRSQAGVAPEILDFVRQIPRGVPTMDVLRTGASALAHWDPEAQKMDHDANLRKAERLLAQLPVVLAARFRFLEGKEAVAPDAKYSLAANLVWMLSGETPSERSTKAMDVSLILYAEHEYNASTFAARVICSTLADLHSAVAGAIGALKGPLHGGANERVMEVLQEVGTAANAEKWVRDALAKKQRIMGFGHRVYKDGDPRAAYLKPLCAALAKETGHEDMEQMADVIESIVRTEKKLPPNLDWPSARLYYYMGLPIDLYTPLFVVSRVAGWSAHVIEQLDNNRLIRPRARYTGALGAKYVPIAER, from the coding sequence ATGAGCGAAGAGATTTACAGCCCGGGCCTCGAAGGGGTCATCGCCGGCGAGACCGCCGTCAGCACGATCGTCGGCGGCCTGCAGTATCGCGGCTACTCGATCGAAGAATTGGCCGACAAGTCGAACTTCGAGGAGACGGCCTTCCTGCTGCTCCACGGCCACCTGCCCAAGGCCCCGGAACTGGCGTCCTTCCAAGAGCGCGTCCGCTCGCAGGCGGGCGTCGCGCCCGAGATCCTCGACTTCGTCCGCCAGATTCCCCGCGGCGTGCCGACGATGGACGTGCTGCGCACCGGGGCGAGCGCCCTGGCGCACTGGGATCCCGAAGCCCAAAAGATGGACCATGACGCCAACCTGCGCAAGGCGGAGCGTTTGCTGGCGCAGTTGCCGGTGGTGCTGGCGGCCCGCTTCCGCTTTCTCGAAGGGAAGGAGGCCGTCGCGCCCGACGCCAAGTATAGCCTGGCGGCCAATCTCGTCTGGATGCTCTCGGGCGAGACCCCCAGCGAGCGCTCGACCAAGGCGATGGACGTCTCGCTGATTCTCTACGCCGAGCACGAGTACAACGCGTCGACCTTCGCCGCCCGCGTGATCTGCTCGACGCTGGCCGACCTGCACTCGGCCGTGGCCGGAGCGATCGGCGCGCTCAAGGGTCCGCTGCACGGCGGGGCCAACGAACGCGTGATGGAAGTTCTGCAGGAAGTCGGCACCGCAGCCAACGCCGAGAAGTGGGTCCGCGACGCGCTGGCCAAGAAGCAGCGCATCATGGGCTTCGGCCACCGCGTCTATAAGGATGGCGACCCGCGCGCGGCCTATCTCAAGCCCCTCTGCGCCGCGCTGGCCAAGGAAACCGGCCACGAAGACATGGAACAGATGGCCGACGTGATCGAATCGATCGTCCGCACGGAGAAAAAGCTGCCGCCGAACCTCGACTGGCCCAGCGCCCGGCTCTACTACTACATGGGCCTGCCGATCGACCTCTACACGCCGCTGTTCGTGGTGAGCCGCGTGGCCGGCTGGAGCGCCCACGTCATCGAGCAGTTGGACAACAACCGCCTGATCCGGCCACGGGCCCGCTACACGGGGGCCCTGGGGGCCAAATACGTGCCGATTGCCGAGCGGTAG
- the pheT gene encoding phenylalanine--tRNA ligase subunit beta, producing the protein MIVSWDWLKQYVPLDMPVEELERRLMFAGLNHEETHEVDGDLAIDLEVTSNRADCLGHLGIAREVAVLFRKELGESPAHPRAGKTPVESLTSVKIECPELCRQYTARVLRNVRVGASPTWMKRRLATLGVASINNVVDATNYVLFECGQPLHAFDFDRLSGERIVVREPKPGEKLEAIDHKTYELALGMCAICDAEKPVAIGGIMGGASSEVGASTKNLLIEAARFDAVSVRNTARKLNLHSDSSYRFERALDPARVDWASRRCCELIIEMGGGDLAAGVIDVGTPVAPRTPILLRFSQLQRILGIDIERAEVLRILEALGNRQVRASERDVEVIPPTWRADLSREIDLVEEVARIHGYEEISEDAQVPMAASARTDADRVLSRVRQVMTATGFDEAMTLSTVDAEWSEAFSPWTDQAPLEAHVPVLRRADILRRSLIPSLLGARRTNEALANPVIELFEIAKVYLPQATGLPREELMLTLTSAGDATAEEEKENRSFLRVKGTVEALVAALHAQARLEVRPVSRDPHGLFDRGSSCELVLAGDTSAPWAIVGCVSAEGLKRFDLRGPTAVAEVRLSALLSVARLVPQYTPPVTYPAISRDLNLVVDESVRWEQIEQAVRRAAGDLLESLEWKPPVYRHAERLGPGKKSFVLATTFRDPSATMTGEAADTLRDQIVAACRQACGAELRA; encoded by the coding sequence ATGATCGTTTCCTGGGACTGGCTGAAACAGTACGTGCCGCTCGACATGCCGGTCGAGGAGCTCGAGCGTCGGCTCATGTTCGCGGGCCTCAACCACGAGGAAACGCACGAGGTCGACGGCGATCTGGCGATCGATCTCGAGGTGACGAGCAACCGCGCCGACTGTCTCGGGCACCTGGGCATCGCTCGCGAAGTGGCGGTCCTCTTCCGCAAGGAGCTGGGCGAGTCGCCGGCCCATCCGCGCGCAGGCAAGACCCCCGTCGAGTCGCTCACGAGCGTGAAGATCGAATGCCCCGAGTTGTGCCGGCAGTACACTGCCCGCGTGCTGCGCAACGTGCGCGTGGGGGCCAGCCCCACCTGGATGAAGCGTCGGCTGGCCACGCTGGGGGTGGCCTCGATCAACAACGTGGTCGACGCGACGAACTACGTCCTCTTCGAGTGCGGTCAGCCGCTGCACGCCTTCGACTTCGACCGTCTGAGTGGCGAGCGGATCGTCGTGCGCGAGCCGAAGCCGGGCGAGAAGCTCGAGGCGATCGACCACAAGACCTACGAGCTGGCCCTCGGCATGTGCGCCATCTGCGACGCGGAAAAGCCCGTGGCGATCGGCGGCATTATGGGGGGAGCCAGCAGCGAGGTGGGCGCATCGACGAAGAACCTGTTGATCGAGGCGGCCCGTTTCGATGCGGTCTCCGTTCGCAACACGGCCCGCAAATTGAACCTGCACAGCGACTCGAGCTACCGCTTCGAACGGGCGCTCGATCCCGCGCGCGTCGATTGGGCCAGCCGCCGCTGTTGCGAGCTGATTATCGAGATGGGGGGGGGTGACCTGGCCGCGGGGGTGATCGACGTCGGCACGCCCGTCGCGCCGCGAACTCCGATCCTGCTGCGCTTCTCGCAGCTCCAGCGCATCCTGGGCATCGATATCGAGCGCGCCGAGGTGCTGCGCATTCTCGAGGCGCTCGGCAATCGACAGGTGCGCGCCAGCGAGCGCGACGTCGAGGTGATTCCTCCCACGTGGCGGGCCGACCTCTCGCGCGAGATCGATCTCGTCGAGGAAGTAGCCCGCATCCACGGTTACGAGGAGATCTCCGAAGACGCCCAGGTGCCGATGGCCGCCTCGGCCCGGACCGATGCGGATCGTGTGCTCTCTCGCGTGCGGCAGGTGATGACCGCCACCGGCTTCGACGAGGCCATGACCCTCAGCACGGTCGACGCCGAGTGGTCTGAGGCGTTCAGCCCCTGGACCGATCAGGCGCCACTCGAAGCACACGTGCCCGTGCTGCGCCGTGCCGACATCCTGCGCCGCAGTTTGATCCCGAGCCTGCTCGGCGCGCGGCGCACGAACGAGGCGCTGGCCAATCCCGTGATTGAGCTGTTCGAGATCGCCAAGGTTTATCTGCCGCAGGCGACGGGGCTGCCGCGCGAAGAGCTGATGCTCACCCTGACCAGCGCCGGTGATGCCACGGCCGAAGAAGAGAAGGAGAATCGCTCCTTCCTCCGTGTGAAAGGGACCGTCGAAGCGCTGGTGGCAGCGCTCCACGCCCAGGCTCGTCTCGAAGTGCGCCCCGTGTCACGGGATCCGCACGGTCTGTTCGATCGCGGCAGCAGTTGCGAATTGGTTTTGGCCGGCGATACGTCGGCCCCCTGGGCAATCGTCGGGTGCGTCTCGGCCGAAGGGCTCAAGCGGTTCGATCTGCGCGGACCGACGGCGGTGGCGGAGGTGCGTCTCTCGGCGCTCTTGTCGGTGGCACGTCTGGTGCCGCAGTACACGCCGCCGGTTACTTACCCGGCCATCTCGCGCGATCTGAATCTCGTCGTGGACGAAAGTGTGCGTTGGGAGCAGATCGAACAGGCGGTGCGCCGGGCGGCGGGCGATCTGCTCGAATCGCTCGAATGGAAGCCCCCCGTCTATCGCCATGCCGAGCGCCTCGGCCCGGGCAAGAAGAGCTTCGTGCTGGCCACCACCTTCCGCGATCCCTCCGCCACGATGACGGGCGAAGCGGCCGACACGCTGCGCGACCAGATCGTCGCCGCCTGCCGCCAGGCGTGCGGAGCCGAGCTGCGGGCGTAG